Proteins encoded within one genomic window of Mycolicibacterium aubagnense:
- a CDS encoding AraC family transcriptional regulator, translated as MSVVRGTSLSNYPRLVRELGGDPLELLRSAGIRPEDVGMYDLFVPFRSVVAAVESAATATATPNFGRLLAQRQGIEILGPVGVAARTTATVADAFTIFENFMAAYSPAISATVTPLDDPTRAFFEFRLLLDGSPPIPQSIELTLGVALRVLRLMLGADYAPLDVHVPHEPLTAEADYRTYFGCTTYFASGTAGFTLLTTDLAQPLDHDQLANQTAVQYLKLITARDSRISQSVRTMVRQLLPTGTVTVELIAAQFTMHPRTLQRRLTDEGLPFRELLDDVRRQTAERYLRDTSMTLSHLTRELGYAEQSVLTRSCRRWFGTGPADYRRATRLPAGTAAGRER; from the coding sequence ATGTCCGTGGTACGAGGAACGTCGCTGTCGAACTATCCGCGGCTGGTACGTGAATTGGGCGGCGATCCGCTCGAACTGCTGCGCTCTGCCGGCATCCGGCCCGAAGACGTCGGCATGTATGACCTCTTCGTACCATTCCGAAGCGTGGTCGCGGCGGTTGAATCAGCCGCAACCGCGACTGCGACACCGAATTTCGGGCGCTTGCTCGCTCAGCGCCAGGGCATCGAGATCCTCGGGCCCGTCGGCGTCGCAGCGCGGACTACGGCGACCGTCGCGGATGCCTTCACCATCTTCGAAAACTTCATGGCCGCCTACAGTCCGGCGATTTCCGCGACCGTTACGCCGCTGGACGACCCAACGCGAGCGTTCTTTGAGTTCCGTTTGTTGCTCGACGGGTCGCCGCCGATCCCACAATCGATCGAGCTGACGCTCGGAGTCGCACTTCGGGTACTACGACTCATGCTCGGCGCCGACTACGCGCCGTTGGATGTTCATGTCCCTCACGAACCGCTGACCGCGGAAGCCGACTATCGCACATACTTCGGCTGCACAACGTACTTCGCCTCGGGGACAGCCGGATTCACCTTGTTGACCACAGACCTCGCACAGCCACTCGACCATGATCAGCTGGCGAATCAGACTGCCGTGCAATACCTCAAGCTGATCACCGCCCGCGACTCACGAATCTCTCAGTCGGTGCGCACGATGGTTCGCCAGCTTCTACCGACCGGTACTGTCACGGTGGAGCTGATCGCCGCCCAATTCACTATGCATCCACGAACCTTGCAGCGCAGGCTGACCGACGAAGGATTGCCATTTCGCGAGTTACTGGACGACGTCCGTCGCCAAACTGCCGAGCGCTACCTTCGCGATACCAGCATGACGCTGTCCCACCTCACTCGCGAACTGGGCTATGCCGAACAGAGCGTCCTGACCCGATCTTGCCGCCGATGGTTCGGCACCGGGCCGGCCGATTACCGCCGAGCTACCCGGCTGCCCGCCGGAACAGCTGCGGGTCGTGAGCGTTGA
- a CDS encoding MBL fold metallo-hydrolase, whose translation MRVHHLNCGTMRPHFVPDGLVCHVLLVETPGGLVLVDSGLGLQDADSPASRFGPARFYVRPVFDPNEAAINHIRRLGFDPTDVRHIVVTHFDADHVGGLADFPWAQVHLTNGEVFAALHPKTLVEKQRYLPAGRAHGPILVEHSPAEAESWRGFAGAKELSEIADGIVLISLPGHTRGHAAVAVDAGNRWILHVGDSFYHHGQLDGSGTAPRALRLMERSVAFDWKKVQANHHRLSELWAAGQPDLMIVNAHDPQLFRRAAG comes from the coding sequence ATGAGGGTCCACCACCTGAATTGCGGCACGATGCGACCGCATTTCGTTCCCGACGGGTTGGTCTGCCACGTCTTGCTCGTGGAAACGCCAGGCGGTCTGGTGCTCGTCGATTCCGGTCTGGGGCTGCAGGACGCCGATTCGCCCGCCAGTCGTTTCGGTCCGGCGCGCTTCTACGTGCGCCCGGTGTTCGACCCGAATGAAGCCGCTATCAATCACATTCGCAGACTTGGGTTCGACCCCACTGACGTCCGGCACATCGTCGTGACCCACTTCGACGCAGACCATGTCGGCGGTCTGGCCGATTTTCCCTGGGCTCAAGTGCATCTCACCAACGGTGAGGTATTCGCCGCGTTGCACCCGAAGACCTTGGTGGAGAAGCAGCGGTACCTGCCGGCCGGGCGCGCGCACGGCCCGATCCTCGTCGAGCACTCGCCCGCGGAGGCGGAGTCCTGGCGCGGTTTCGCCGGTGCCAAGGAACTGTCCGAGATCGCCGACGGGATCGTCCTGATCAGCCTGCCCGGCCACACGCGTGGGCACGCCGCGGTCGCGGTCGATGCCGGCAATCGCTGGATACTGCACGTCGGCGACAGTTTCTATCACCATGGTCAGCTCGACGGTAGCGGCACCGCGCCGCGTGCACTGCGGCTGATGGAACGCTCTGTCGCTTTCGACTGGAAGAAGGTTCAGGCCAATCATCATCGCCTGAGCGAACTTTGGGCCGCCGGCCAACCGGACCTGATGATCGTCAACGCTCACGACCCGCAGCTGTTCCGGCGGGCAGCCGGGTAG
- a CDS encoding ester cyclase, giving the protein MTLRFDIPSLEVLQAREKLVLDHFHDEVRQDWGGVLATFPHPHYEIIPTLTVHDGDADVRGYYRDTRVAFPDQDHEIIALRHSADAVIVEFWLLGTHLGPLGGIPATGSRHRTRMTAYFVFDENENLVTERIYFDTLTMLKQLVGGLNLRDPRNWPTVVRGLRGLLAMSSQPDVRLIDTPPADLA; this is encoded by the coding sequence ATGACGCTGCGCTTCGATATTCCTTCCCTCGAGGTGTTGCAGGCTCGCGAGAAGCTTGTCCTGGACCACTTTCACGATGAGGTCCGCCAGGACTGGGGCGGCGTGCTGGCCACGTTCCCGCATCCGCACTACGAGATCATTCCGACGCTGACGGTCCACGACGGCGACGCCGACGTGCGTGGCTACTATCGCGACACCCGGGTGGCATTCCCTGATCAAGACCACGAGATCATCGCGCTGCGCCACAGTGCTGATGCGGTGATCGTCGAATTCTGGCTACTCGGAACGCATCTCGGCCCGCTGGGCGGCATCCCGGCCACGGGCTCGCGCCACCGCACCCGGATGACGGCGTACTTCGTCTTCGACGAGAACGAGAACCTGGTGACCGAACGCATCTACTTCGACACGCTCACGATGCTGAAACAGCTTGTGGGAGGCCTGAATCTGCGTGATCCGCGAAACTGGCCCACGGTCGTCCGGGGGCTGCGAGGCTTGCTGGCCATGTCCAGTCAGCCCGACGTCCGGCTCATCGACACCCCGCCCGCCGACCTGGCATGA
- a CDS encoding TetR/AcrR family transcriptional regulator, with translation MNAVTPAPRRGRPPKALAQLTRAAIREAALTVIDDDGIAAVSMRSVSRLLGVDAKSLYHHVADKDDLLDAVAEHLLGQLRPPTPTGELRTDLTALAYEFRRVTLAHPEAATLVLTRQMSTSAGLAPVDALLSILRRAGAAPEQAVRLTRALVAAVVGMLLREVSAGPTFGSANPADIAARQAELQSSSLSEVVACAPFLARFDRDKEFAAGVDLVVDFVAFRLANLT, from the coding sequence ATGAACGCGGTCACGCCGGCACCACGACGCGGACGACCGCCAAAAGCCCTGGCACAGCTGACCCGAGCGGCGATTCGCGAGGCAGCGCTGACCGTGATCGACGATGACGGCATCGCCGCGGTGAGCATGCGCTCGGTCAGCCGACTACTCGGTGTCGACGCGAAAAGCCTGTATCACCACGTCGCCGACAAGGACGATCTACTGGACGCCGTCGCCGAACATCTGCTCGGGCAGCTGCGGCCGCCGACACCCACCGGCGAACTGCGGACGGATCTGACGGCCCTCGCCTACGAATTTCGGCGGGTGACACTCGCACATCCCGAGGCCGCGACTCTCGTGTTGACCCGGCAGATGTCGACGTCGGCCGGACTCGCACCCGTCGACGCCCTGCTGTCGATACTGCGCCGGGCCGGCGCCGCCCCCGAGCAAGCCGTGCGACTCACCCGCGCACTTGTGGCGGCAGTCGTCGGGATGCTGCTGCGCGAGGTGTCGGCCGGCCCCACGTTCGGCAGCGCGAACCCCGCGGACATCGCCGCCCGGCAGGCGGAACTCCAAAGTTCCTCATTATCGGAAGTCGTTGCGTGCGCACCTTTTCTCGCCCGATTCGATCGGGACAAAGAATTCGCAGCGGGTGTGGATCTGGTGGTGGATTTCGTCGCGTTCCGGCTGGCGAACCTGACATAG
- a CDS encoding WS/DGAT/MGAT family O-acyltransferase, with protein MRLLSAVDTMFYRMESDRTPMHIGALLTFRLPDGAGPGYVRSLYDAFSRLSFLPFPFDSEVVDGLLPEWRTVAPDPEYHVRLSALPYPGSEADLGTLVARLHAHPLDTRRPLWEAHFIEGLCDGRFAMYFKAHHCAVDGMGAINTIKKWLSTEPDRYVPLSEAGPKAEVPERNRVASVAYELWNRAADGVTGSAELVKSLVGMIGGDNSHVGATLGTPRAPFNATLTPQRRLAVEVLELSRLKAIAKATETTVNDVTLAVCGAALRRYLDEQGELPEETLTASVPVGWERDEDTLNAAAGFVCPLATTESDPLERLAVINASTTRGKKELLAMSPNALNHYTLMGLLPLTIGQKTGALTKIPPLFNLTVSNVVLTKEPLYLGGAQLELIAPVSFLCDGYGLNITVVGYTDKVILGFVGCRDTMPHLQRLAVYSREALDELEQAAG; from the coding sequence ATGCGGTTGTTGAGTGCTGTCGACACCATGTTCTACCGGATGGAGTCCGACCGGACGCCGATGCACATCGGCGCCCTGCTGACGTTCCGGCTGCCGGACGGCGCCGGCCCCGGCTACGTTCGCAGCCTCTACGACGCGTTCTCCCGACTGTCGTTCCTGCCGTTCCCCTTCGACAGCGAGGTGGTCGACGGCCTGCTGCCCGAGTGGCGCACCGTCGCCCCCGACCCGGAGTACCACGTTCGACTGTCCGCGCTGCCGTATCCGGGCAGCGAGGCCGACCTGGGCACGCTGGTGGCCCGGTTACACGCGCACCCGCTCGACACGCGCCGGCCACTCTGGGAGGCGCACTTCATCGAGGGCCTGTGCGACGGTCGCTTCGCCATGTACTTCAAGGCCCACCATTGCGCGGTGGACGGCATGGGCGCGATCAACACCATCAAGAAGTGGCTGAGCACCGAGCCCGACCGCTACGTGCCGCTGTCCGAGGCCGGGCCGAAAGCCGAGGTGCCCGAACGCAACCGGGTGGCGTCGGTCGCGTACGAGCTGTGGAACCGGGCGGCAGACGGTGTCACCGGCTCGGCCGAGTTGGTGAAGAGTCTCGTCGGGATGATCGGGGGCGACAACAGCCATGTGGGCGCCACGCTGGGCACCCCGCGGGCGCCGTTCAACGCCACTCTCACGCCGCAGCGTCGGCTGGCGGTCGAGGTTCTCGAGCTTTCCCGCCTGAAGGCCATCGCCAAAGCCACGGAGACGACGGTCAATGACGTCACGCTTGCGGTGTGCGGCGCGGCCCTGCGCCGCTACCTCGATGAGCAGGGCGAGCTACCCGAGGAAACCCTGACCGCCTCGGTGCCGGTCGGTTGGGAGCGCGACGAGGACACGTTGAATGCCGCCGCCGGATTCGTCTGCCCTTTGGCGACAACGGAATCCGACCCGCTGGAACGGCTGGCGGTGATCAACGCCTCGACCACGCGCGGCAAGAAGGAACTGCTCGCGATGTCGCCGAACGCGTTGAACCACTACACATTGATGGGTCTGCTGCCACTGACCATCGGACAGAAGACCGGTGCCCTCACCAAGATTCCGCCGTTGTTCAACCTCACAGTGTCCAACGTGGTGCTGACCAAAGAGCCGCTATACCTCGGCGGCGCCCAGTTGGAGCTGATCGCCCCGGTCTCCTTCTTGTGCGACGGGTACGGCCTGAACATCACCGTGGTCGGCTACACCGACAAAGTCATCCTCGGGTTCGTCGGCTGCCGTGACACCATGCCTCACCTGCAGCGTCTCGCGGTCTACTCGCGCGAAGCGCTCGACGAACTCGAGCAGGCCGCCGGCTAG
- a CDS encoding adenylate/guanylate cyclase domain-containing protein — protein sequence MSPGTTSAESLERRRRVLTVAARIGAVVAAFLGALSMFAGEAGIWIGSLAVVCAPVYLAIPKLYRFGELLAPLTFIGIAYFLTTLVTAYVGRGPGQQLYFLVAASLIVLVLGIEHIVVASVVAAVGAGIIIALQFLVPADTGVQPQWVTTVGFVAAVISSWVLVVATIWYAMREIDRAEAALAVEYGRSESLLANILPAKIAQRLKAPHRDIIADWYEDASVLFADVAGFTQRASDSTPTELVRFLDELYTGLDTLVDRHGLEKIKTSGDSYMVVSGVPEPRPDHLEALASLALDMVDVVAALTDPKGQPVPLRIGLAAGPVVAGVVGARKFFYDVWGDAVNVAARMETTDVVGRIQVPQNVYERLKDSFVLEERGAVEVKGKGVMHTWYLVGRR from the coding sequence ATGTCGCCCGGGACCACGTCCGCAGAGAGCCTGGAGCGCCGTCGGCGGGTGTTGACGGTGGCCGCCCGAATCGGCGCGGTTGTTGCGGCCTTCCTCGGCGCGTTGTCGATGTTCGCCGGCGAGGCCGGCATCTGGATCGGGAGCCTGGCCGTCGTGTGCGCCCCGGTCTATCTGGCGATCCCGAAGTTGTACCGGTTCGGTGAGCTGCTCGCGCCGTTGACCTTCATCGGCATCGCCTACTTCCTGACGACTCTCGTGACGGCCTACGTGGGGCGGGGACCAGGCCAGCAGCTGTACTTCCTTGTCGCCGCGTCGTTGATCGTGCTGGTGCTCGGGATCGAGCACATCGTCGTCGCCTCGGTGGTGGCGGCAGTAGGTGCCGGCATCATCATCGCGCTGCAGTTCCTGGTGCCCGCCGATACCGGGGTGCAGCCGCAGTGGGTCACGACGGTCGGGTTCGTTGCCGCGGTGATTTCGTCGTGGGTCCTGGTGGTCGCGACCATCTGGTACGCGATGCGCGAAATCGACCGCGCAGAAGCGGCTTTGGCGGTTGAATACGGTCGCTCCGAGTCGTTGCTGGCCAACATCCTGCCGGCGAAGATCGCACAGCGGTTGAAGGCTCCACACCGGGACATCATTGCCGACTGGTACGAGGATGCCTCCGTGCTGTTCGCCGACGTTGCCGGATTCACCCAGCGCGCAAGCGATTCCACCCCCACCGAATTGGTCCGGTTTCTTGACGAGCTGTACACCGGACTGGACACCCTGGTCGACCGACACGGTCTGGAGAAGATCAAGACCAGTGGCGATTCCTACATGGTGGTCAGCGGGGTGCCGGAGCCGCGGCCCGATCATCTCGAGGCGCTCGCATCCTTGGCCCTGGACATGGTTGATGTGGTGGCCGCGTTGACGGATCCCAAAGGGCAGCCGGTGCCGTTGCGGATCGGCCTGGCGGCCGGCCCGGTGGTCGCCGGTGTGGTCGGTGCGCGCAAGTTCTTCTACGACGTGTGGGGCGATGCGGTCAATGTCGCGGCGCGGATGGAGACCACCGACGTCGTCGGCCGAATCCAGGTGCCGCAGAACGTCTATGAGCGTCTCAAGGACAGCTTCGTGCTCGAGGAGCGGGGCGCGGTCGAGGTCAAGGGCAAAGGCGTGATGCACACCTGGTATCTGGTCGGCAGACGCTAG
- a CDS encoding Fic family protein has product MPMPPPDFAAVMERVAERPKRLLEVLADVGDDDEYLAWDKLRYREPPAGLTHEEWWLGLKFRRRGNRRPLPLHLIDGRQFSYTLPDTVLRELDYVAQRASGNLALPDAVVSGASRDRYVVQSLIEEAISSSQLEGASTTRKEARRMLNYQEEPKNRSQQMILNNYRAMQYVREVKDQPFTPERICELHRIVTDGTLDDPSAAGRIQSNADPADRVKILDEDDELLHQPPPLDQLPGRLKALCDFANADPVSMPYVPPVVRALTVHFMAGYDHYFEDGNGRTARALFYWSMLKQGYWLTEHLAISLILKDAPSRYARSFVYTEQDDGDLTYFLIYHLEVIRRALLSLDGYLHKKALELQHARSLLAGGLGGFNHRQAALLQSAARDSSNYYTAESHMNYHSVSKQTARNDLYDLERRGLLERLKIGRQFAWVPKSDLLAALERTPNQKGDGP; this is encoded by the coding sequence ATGCCGATGCCGCCGCCTGATTTTGCGGCCGTCATGGAGAGGGTTGCCGAGCGGCCGAAGCGGCTGTTGGAGGTGCTCGCCGATGTCGGCGATGACGACGAATACCTCGCATGGGACAAGCTGAGGTATAGGGAACCGCCAGCGGGGCTAACCCATGAGGAATGGTGGCTTGGGCTCAAGTTTCGGAGGCGTGGCAACCGTCGTCCGTTACCTCTGCACCTGATCGATGGTCGGCAGTTCAGCTATACGTTGCCCGACACCGTGTTGCGTGAGCTCGACTACGTCGCACAACGCGCAAGTGGAAACCTTGCGTTACCTGACGCCGTCGTATCGGGAGCGTCGCGCGACAGGTACGTCGTTCAGTCTTTGATCGAGGAGGCGATCAGCTCCAGCCAACTTGAGGGGGCATCCACAACTCGCAAGGAAGCTCGCCGGATGCTGAACTACCAGGAGGAGCCAAAAAACCGCAGCCAACAAATGATTCTCAACAACTACCGGGCCATGCAATACGTGCGTGAGGTCAAAGACCAACCGTTCACACCCGAGCGGATATGCGAATTGCATCGGATCGTAACTGACGGCACGCTTGATGATCCCTCAGCTGCTGGACGAATTCAGTCCAACGCTGATCCGGCTGACCGAGTCAAGATTCTCGATGAAGACGATGAGTTGCTGCATCAGCCGCCCCCGCTAGATCAATTGCCGGGTCGCCTAAAAGCGTTGTGCGACTTCGCAAATGCAGACCCGGTCTCGATGCCGTATGTGCCTCCGGTGGTCCGTGCGCTGACGGTTCACTTTATGGCTGGCTACGACCACTACTTCGAGGATGGGAACGGTCGCACCGCGCGCGCTCTCTTCTACTGGAGCATGCTCAAACAAGGCTATTGGCTCACGGAGCATCTCGCCATCTCGCTGATTCTGAAGGATGCGCCATCCAGGTATGCGCGGTCCTTCGTCTACACCGAACAAGACGACGGGGATCTCACCTACTTCTTGATCTATCACCTCGAGGTCATCCGCCGGGCGCTGCTCTCGCTCGATGGGTACCTGCACAAGAAGGCTCTCGAGTTGCAACATGCACGGTCGCTACTGGCTGGTGGCCTCGGAGGATTTAATCATCGCCAGGCAGCGCTGTTGCAGTCTGCTGCTCGGGACTCGTCCAACTACTACACCGCTGAGTCGCATATGAACTATCACTCGGTGTCGAAGCAGACGGCGCGCAATGACTTGTACGACTTGGAGCGGCGGGGGCTGTTGGAACGCTTGAAGATTGGGCGGCAATTTGCCTGGGTGCCGAAATCGGATCTCCTGGCGGCGCTTGAGCGGACCCCCAACCAGAAGGGGGATGGTCCGTAA
- the hisC gene encoding histidinol-phosphate transaminase: MTARLRPEMDALPAYTPGRTVPGAIKIASNETVDGPLPSVREAIVAAMDNINRYPDNGYAALRERLANYVGFAPNQISVGCGSVSLCQQLIQITASVGDEVLFAWRSFEIYPLQVRTAGATPVPVPLTDHVHDLDAMLAAITDRTRLIFVCNPNNPTSTVVDPVKLAEFVAKVPPHILVVLDEAYVEYVRDGLLPDSLTLVRKHPNVVVLRTFSKAYGLAGLRIGYAVAHEDIVTALGKVYVPFTATSVSQAAAVACLDAADELLARTDAVVAERSRVSSALRDAGFELPDSQANFVWLPLSPADTVDFVDAAADNKLLVRPYGQEGVRVTVTVPQENDLFLDFAVSWRGGR; encoded by the coding sequence GTGACCGCCCGCCTGCGCCCCGAGATGGACGCTCTGCCCGCCTACACTCCCGGCCGCACCGTGCCCGGCGCCATCAAGATCGCCAGTAACGAGACCGTCGACGGACCGCTGCCCAGCGTGCGCGAAGCGATCGTCGCGGCGATGGACAACATCAACCGCTACCCGGACAACGGGTACGCGGCGCTGCGCGAGCGGCTGGCCAACTATGTCGGGTTCGCGCCCAACCAAATTTCGGTGGGCTGCGGGTCGGTGAGCCTGTGCCAACAGCTCATCCAGATCACCGCCTCGGTCGGCGACGAAGTGCTGTTCGCCTGGCGCAGCTTCGAGATCTACCCGCTACAGGTCCGTACCGCCGGCGCAACACCAGTCCCGGTACCGCTCACCGATCACGTGCACGACCTGGACGCCATGCTGGCCGCGATCACCGACCGCACCCGGCTCATCTTCGTCTGCAACCCCAACAACCCGACGTCGACGGTCGTCGACCCGGTCAAGCTGGCCGAGTTCGTCGCCAAAGTGCCGCCGCACATCCTGGTGGTCCTGGACGAGGCGTACGTCGAGTACGTTCGCGACGGCCTGCTGCCGGACAGCCTGACGCTGGTACGCAAGCACCCGAACGTCGTAGTTCTGCGCACCTTCTCGAAGGCCTACGGCCTGGCCGGACTGCGGATCGGCTACGCCGTCGCGCACGAGGACATCGTCACGGCCCTGGGCAAGGTGTACGTGCCGTTCACCGCGACCAGCGTCAGCCAGGCGGCGGCCGTCGCTTGCCTGGATGCCGCCGACGAGCTGCTGGCCCGCACCGATGCCGTGGTGGCCGAACGCTCCCGCGTGAGCTCCGCATTGCGGGACGCCGGCTTCGAACTCCCCGACTCGCAGGCCAACTTCGTCTGGCTGCCCTTGAGCCCGGCGGACACCGTCGACTTCGTCGACGCCGCTGCCGACAACAAATTGCTGGTCCGGCCCTATGGCCAGGAGGGTGTGCGCGTCACCGTCACGGTGCCGCAGGAGAACGACCTGTTCCTGGACTTCGCCGTCAGTTGGCGCGGCGGCCGGTAA
- a CDS encoding TIGR03086 family metal-binding protein — MTIPSDVIEAGEASLDVLEQVLSGLGPDDAVRQTPCREFDVAALTDHLMNSITVIGGIAGAQLPDRDAGAPIVDQVSAAARPALAAWRARGLDGTVTAGPGEMPALQIAGILPLEFLVHAWDYATAVGRQVNASDDLAEYVLGLTRAAVSPAARAAVGFDDPVEVPADAGPLAQLIGFTGRRAN; from the coding sequence ATGACCATTCCGTCCGATGTGATCGAGGCCGGCGAGGCCAGTCTGGATGTTCTCGAACAGGTGCTCTCAGGTCTGGGGCCCGACGACGCAGTGCGGCAGACACCATGCCGCGAGTTCGATGTGGCGGCCCTCACTGATCACCTGATGAACTCGATCACGGTGATCGGTGGGATCGCGGGCGCGCAATTGCCCGATCGCGATGCCGGCGCGCCAATCGTCGACCAGGTGAGCGCCGCGGCGCGGCCGGCACTTGCCGCGTGGCGCGCCAGGGGTCTCGACGGCACCGTGACGGCGGGGCCAGGGGAGATGCCCGCCCTGCAGATTGCCGGCATCCTGCCGCTGGAATTTCTGGTGCACGCGTGGGACTACGCGACGGCGGTCGGCCGCCAGGTGAATGCCTCCGACGACCTGGCCGAGTACGTCCTCGGCCTGACCCGGGCTGCCGTCAGCCCGGCGGCTCGCGCCGCGGTCGGGTTCGACGATCCCGTCGAGGTCCCCGCAGACGCCGGCCCGCTGGCTCAATTGATCGGCTTTACCGGCCGCCGCGCCAACTGA
- a CDS encoding crotonase/enoyl-CoA hydratase family protein has product MGATYESLTVEVNDHVAQVTLTGPGKGNAMGPAFWAELPVAFAALDADPDVRAIVLTGSGRNFSYGLDLAAMGGTLTPMMADGALAKERADFHTKLRAMQQAITAVADCRTPTIASVQGWCIGGGVDLISAVDIRYASADAKFSVREVKLAIVADVGSLARLPLILNDGHLRELALTGKDIDAARAEKIGLVNDVFADAEASLAAAHETAREIAANPPLTVRGVKDVLDEQRTEQVSASLRYVAAWNSAFIASKDLTEGITAMFEKRPPQFKGE; this is encoded by the coding sequence ATGGGTGCTACCTACGAATCTCTAACCGTTGAGGTCAATGATCACGTCGCACAGGTGACGCTGACCGGCCCCGGCAAGGGCAACGCCATGGGCCCGGCCTTCTGGGCCGAGCTGCCGGTGGCCTTCGCCGCGCTCGACGCCGACCCGGATGTGCGGGCCATCGTGCTCACCGGATCAGGCCGCAACTTCAGCTACGGCCTCGATCTGGCCGCGATGGGCGGCACCCTGACGCCGATGATGGCCGACGGGGCGCTGGCCAAGGAGCGTGCCGATTTTCATACCAAGCTGCGGGCCATGCAGCAAGCGATCACCGCGGTCGCCGACTGTCGCACCCCGACCATCGCCTCTGTTCAGGGCTGGTGCATCGGCGGCGGCGTCGACCTGATCTCGGCGGTCGACATCCGCTACGCCAGCGCCGACGCGAAGTTCTCGGTGCGTGAGGTCAAGCTGGCCATCGTCGCCGACGTGGGCTCGCTGGCCCGGTTGCCGCTGATCCTGAACGACGGGCATCTGCGCGAATTGGCGTTGACGGGCAAGGACATCGACGCGGCACGCGCCGAGAAGATCGGTCTGGTGAACGACGTCTTCGCCGACGCCGAGGCGTCCCTGGCCGCCGCTCACGAGACCGCCCGCGAGATCGCCGCCAACCCGCCGTTGACCGTCCGCGGCGTCAAGGATGTGCTGGACGAGCAACGCACGGAACAGGTTTCGGCCAGCCTGCGATATGTCGCAGCGTGGAACTCGGCGTTCATCGCGTCGAAGGATCTGACCGAAGGCATCACCGCGATGTTCGAAAAGCGGCCGCCGCAGTTCAAGGGCGAGTAG
- a CDS encoding undecaprenyl-diphosphate phosphatase codes for MSLNYIEAIVVGAFQGVTELFPVSSLGHSILVPALVGGQWAQDLSMTAEKSPYLAFLVAVHVATAVALLVFFWRDWVAVIGGLITSIKNRRVSTSAERLAWLLILSTIPVGIAGLALDHALRTTLGKPVPAAAFLAINGVVLFVGERLRRRTASAVPAAAHSEGLNESDERLARLPIPEAMGIGAAQILALLPGISRSGATMVAGVLRGLSHEDAARFSFLLATPVILAAGALKIPELFGPAGDGIGGQVLAGSAAAFIAAYLSVRFLVKYFETRTLTPFAIYCLVAGLGSLAWLTLH; via the coding sequence GTGAGCCTCAACTACATCGAAGCAATTGTCGTCGGCGCCTTCCAGGGCGTCACCGAGCTGTTCCCGGTGTCGAGCCTGGGCCACTCGATCCTGGTGCCGGCCCTGGTCGGTGGCCAGTGGGCCCAGGACTTGAGCATGACCGCCGAGAAATCGCCGTACCTGGCGTTCCTGGTCGCCGTGCACGTCGCGACCGCGGTCGCACTGCTCGTGTTCTTCTGGCGGGACTGGGTCGCGGTGATCGGCGGGTTGATCACGTCGATCAAGAACCGGCGGGTCAGCACCTCCGCCGAGCGCCTCGCGTGGCTGCTGATCCTGTCCACCATCCCCGTCGGAATCGCGGGCTTGGCGCTGGATCATGCGCTGCGCACGACGTTGGGCAAACCGGTGCCGGCAGCGGCGTTCCTGGCCATCAACGGCGTCGTTCTCTTTGTGGGCGAACGCCTTCGGCGTCGCACGGCCTCAGCGGTACCCGCTGCTGCGCACTCCGAAGGACTCAACGAATCCGACGAACGGCTGGCCCGGCTACCCATCCCGGAGGCCATGGGCATCGGTGCCGCGCAGATACTCGCGCTGTTGCCCGGCATCAGCCGCTCGGGCGCGACCATGGTCGCCGGCGTGCTGCGCGGACTGTCCCACGAAGACGCCGCACGGTTCTCGTTCCTGTTGGCGACCCCGGTGATCCTGGCCGCCGGCGCATTGAAGATTCCGGAGCTGTTCGGCCCGGCCGGCGACGGCATCGGCGGCCAGGTGCTGGCCGGTAGTGCCGCCGCGTTCATCGCGGCGTATCTGTCGGTGCGGTTCCTGGTGAAGTACTTCGAAACCCGCACGCTCACACCGTTCGCGATTTATTGCTTGGTGGCCGGCCTGGGCAGTTTGGCCTGGCTGACCCTGCACTGA